In Plectropomus leopardus isolate mb chromosome 21, YSFRI_Pleo_2.0, whole genome shotgun sequence, the DNA window AGTAACTCAAGAAAAGTGGTGATGGATTCCCAAACCCTTTACCCCATTCAGTGGTGCCCTCACCAGAAGGGAAAACAGTCAGTCTCCATTGACTTTGTATTGTTTAAAGGTGTCTCCTTGATTTCCGACTGTTAGCAAACtttagaaacatccttaaatcatagaaatgtgaCTGGCCCCAGgcctgctgtcattttgcagatgtggcccccaagcaaattAAGTTGAGCATCCCTGCTGTAGAGGTTGAAGCTGATTACTTTTCATCTGTGGTAGAAAATGAAGTGCTAAAATGATCCTTTCACTTGCtgataattaatgttttttagcTAGCTAGAGGCATTTTATCAGCATTTCAgccttgtttttgtattgtggTGCCAACAGTCTCTCCATTTGTACCAACTGTCGGTGCAGCGTATCAGAAAAGGAGGCTTAACAATGCTCCAAATTTCAGCAAAATTGCAGAACTCAGGGAAACCACAAGGAACATGAACAGATGATCCCACAAAGGAACTGGGCAGGTGTATGTAGTGAAACACTAACACTAATTACCCCTAgctattttaacattatttaatcTGACTGCCATTCTAAAAGGTCTGGACACTCCTTGTGTgtgaattaataataacaatacctCAGGAGAGACTATTTAGCGGACAGAAACCATGACCAAAGAAGTAAAACTAACACTAGATCCCTTTGGTCAACATGTAGATAAACTTCCTGGAAACATTCCTGCTATATTAAAAGGGACACGAGTGAAGGGATCCCATTGGTGTGCAGGTTTTCATGACAGTATTTCTCCCCTGTAGAGCACTGATGAAGAGCTGTCGCTGTGTCGAGTTGGACTGTTGGGACGGGGATAACGGCGAGCCTATTATTTACCATGGCTACACGCTCACATCCAAAGTGCTCTTCAGAGACGTCATCAAAGCCATCAAAGAATACGCCTTCAAGGTGTGCGGCATATTTATGATTGCATTTCATTTCCATCTCTGTTCCTCTTAGACAGTTATGGTGAACTCCACCGTCACTCATTTATTGTTTCCGTTGTTTTTCCAGACGTCAGACTACCCAGTGATCCTGTCTCTGGAGAACCACTGCTCCGTGGACCAACAGAAGCTCATGGCCCATCACATGATCTCCATCCTGGGTGATGCTCTGCTCACAAAGCCTCTCGGCAACACCATGCCCACCAACTTCCCCTCACCTGCGGTATGTTTATCTTAGCTTACTGATTCCTGTTATGCGATGTTCACAGTTTTCAATGAACACCAAAGGAAGGCTGCACCGATGAATTCCAACTATTAaattaaccctatgaaacctgagcacattggcttgatgtctttaaaaaacatggaaaaaaggaaagagtaGCCTTTAGatgaaatgacccagaaattagcaagaaattggtaaaactgcctaaaaaattaacaaaaccacccccaaataaacaacaattacaatacaaaaaaacaaggaaatgctAAAAATTCAAATCCTTAAAAATTAAGCATTTTACAGTAATtctttagaaatatttttaaatatatggttgtgattattaaaaatatagttcagtggacattttccccagcttttttagtaataattttctaaatctactaatttctactaatttttactaaattcttgaaatgtgtGGGACAAATTgttgattgcctttttccccaaattttcaAAACCAATTTGCCGAgggttcaaagctttaaataagtGTGAAAGGTGTCTATATTAGAcaatttttcctaattttttaataatatttaataattaccCGCAgctcaagttgtttttttcatttcataagaCTGAAATGCTTCCCATAAATAAACTGAtatttgaaagagaaaaaaaagtgagaatatGTGCACCTCACACAGACTTCAGAGCAGGCGTACACACCTTTTTAGCTGAGATAACTGCGGGCAATATGATAAGAAGAAGATAAAATATAAGATAAGAGATGGAAAACTATGTTTTAAGGTTGTTAACCAtttaccatatatatatatatatatatgcagtttACACTGTGACAATCACAGAATGACATTTATAAAGTTaatcttaaattatttatgagTGATGATGAGCTCCCTGTTAGTGATCATTTAATTTGATCATATGGAGCATTATGTGAAATAAGTTTGAGCATTAAGAATGAATCATTGATCATCTTTCTGATatttaatgataatgatgattgaGATACTGCGAcaatgatttgcagaaatgtgatgagTTCGAGGTACGGACACTACAAATGAGTGCCATGAGTAATGTTGGCTGCTCTGGCACAGTTTGAGAATGTGGCCGATGCAACAGATGGTGAAACTGCacttttttaactgtatttctcACTGACAGGTGTAACGAACGGTAGAGGAGCACACGTGTCACTATGCAAACGTTTGTTTAAGAGCATTTCTATGTCCATATGTGAGGATCTGTGGGTGTGGTGCGCCAATATGATTGATAAAACAGAATCAGGCGTATACACAGCTTTATAAATCTGACGAAAAGGATGTGTATGCAtatttctgcctctgttttATCATGAATCTACTgacttaaaaagtcttaaaaggcatttaattcattaatctaaaaataagacttttGTGCATCTGGCCCCTGGTGTCCacttgcattttctttcttttgctgtcTTTCTACTGTTTTCCTCACTTTCCCTGTATCTTAATGTATTTACAACACACCATATCTTTGATAACAAACATATGTGACTCCCGgatgtgctgaaaaaaaaaagtcctcagcaatcgaagagaaaaaaaagtggagggGAAGCATGTCAAATCATCTTTCAGTGACATTTCCAAGCTCGTGTGGGCAGTCCTGTTCAAATGTTGCACCCATGGGACGAATGCCTGTGGCATTGTCAGCCTCAAAAGAAATTATAATTAAGCATTGCtcaacattttcctctctgtcattGGCTGCTCAGAGGGCGTGACCAGCAGTCGGAAgtgacatgtgctctttttcattataaaataagAGAATGCTTCCCTGTGTTTAACAGTAATATGCAACATTACgtttataaatgtaattacaacacatacaaaaacgTTTTGTCCGTCTGTACAGGAGCTGAAGGGCAAGTTCCTCATCAAGGGAAAGCGACTGAACAAACTGGATGCTATCTTCAACAATAACGGCACCATAGATGAAGACACAGTGTCTGAGGAGGATGAGGCGGCAGATTGTAAGGAGAACgaacaaaaaaccaaaccaaaggTGGGTCAAGTACTCATTTGTAATAcctgttttaaatatatgaatattctTCAACAAAACTGAGCTGCTTTCCTTTCTCCTTGTAGaaatcaaaaattaaacttGCCAAAGAGCTTTCAAACTTGGTCATCTACTGCAAGAGTGTCCATTTTAACGGTTTCGAGCATGCCAAAGAAAACCAGGCCTTCTATGAGATGTCGTCCTTCAAGGAGAGTAAAGCTTTCAACCTGGCTGAAACTTCAGGTAAACATTACGTCCATCTGACCAGCCTCACTGATACGTCAAAGCTGATTTGAATTTCTCGTGAGCAGAGTGTTTAAATTGTGTGTAATGTGCTTTCGTAGGTACTGCCTATATCCATCACAACATGGACAAACTCAGTAGGATCTACCCTGTTGGCTCCAGAACCGACTCCTCCAACTACAACCCAGTGCCCATGTGGAACGTTGGCTGCCAGATAGGTGCGCTTTACGTATTACTATAAGCAGAAATCCAGCACTTTTATAATAAGTTTGTATATTATGCACtgttatattaaaatgtatcttaTGTATGTTTCAGCCTGGACCCTAATTACCCATGTTGTGTTTCTAAGTGACAAATGTTAACAACAAGTTCTTGAAATTGGACCAGTATTGAATAATACTGCTGCAGGCGGCAGCCATGAAACAGGCTGTTGCATTTGTGCAACATTCATGTACAgacattaaaagtgtttttgccaccgacaggctcagattattactctaagtgtctgacaacattatggaaaagatccctacagagatagacttttttttttaagaaggcaattctttttgtttaaacagaaacagctcTGAAATTGCAAAACACTGCCAAACACACTAGACtccatttaacccttaaaacaggagcaaattggttgaatttatttaaaaaacaagagaagaaggcaatgaggagacaaatgacccagaaattagcaagaaactggttgttcattgttttttcccaatatttttgaaagaaatcaaacccatttgttcaggattcaaaggttcaaatatctgtgaaaagtgtctgactgcaccagaagaaaactgatgtcaatccaggtctTGAGGGGTTAATTAAATAGTAACTTTAGCGTGTATACTTCCAGTATATTTAACATCTAACTGTGCAAATTAAGGGTTCAGTCAGAGCTGGTGATTgatggaacagtggaaagacaaaccaagatgtttttttgtgagttttgttttgtttctgttgactttgaatgacgtgtgtttaatgatgataaaattacagtttatttagatggagtctggtggctgtTGCAATTTTGAGGTTGTTAttggtaaaacaaaaaggaattccttttttaataaaagggTCTGTCAGACACTtggaataataatctgagcctttCAGTTtcaaatgcaaatacttttcGAGGATGGAAGCTGACGGTGCAAACATGTGGTTACATTACAGCCTGTATAACAGCTGCAGCGGCTTCACTCAGTACTCGACCAATTTAAGGAAGTGTTGTCCTTTTCAGtccctaaaacacaaaaacatgggaagaaaggctacaggttgaaaaatactgaaattccTCTTAATGGTTACACTAATATCTCTCTATTTGGTCTTTAGTGGCGCTGAACTTCCAGACTCCCTCCAAGGAGATGCACCTAAACCAGGGACGGTTTCTGCCAAACGCTTCTTGCGGCTACATCCTGAAACCTGAATTTCAGAGAGACCTGTCCTCTCAGTTTGATCCCAACACACTTTCCAGAGGGCCCTGGCTGAAGAGAAAGACCTTTAGCGTGATGGTGAGAGTTATTTGCAGTACAACCTGAAAGATACAGTATGTCCTAGTTAGAGTTAAAGAGTGCCCTATAGACTCACATATAAAGTTTCTGATCCCGTATTGTAAAGGACGACCTCACTCTCCAAATGTTTATTTGTACATCAGTCGCTCACTCTGTGTTATTGCTGAATTTTTTGAgaactctttgtttttcttacatgcctccacggtgaacagagaatccaaaaacagagaaatcttGATGAACTGTAGCAAACACGGTCCACGTTTAACAGGAGCAATATTACATCAAAATAACTGCACAACTGCAATCCACTATAATCCAATCCTCATTTATTCTCAAACCTTACTATTAAAAAAAgccctcattttttaaaaactgatatagcattttttaatgtctgtttaaggttttctttaattttttaaagccataCATAGTGAATGGGCTTCTTTTTGACTGACagattcattattttcttctcccTGACATTTGGCCATTGATTGGTgagcttgctttttttttagtgaagtTGTTGAGCAGAGAGTGAAGACTCTGTGACTATAGCTTGTGTTCAGGTATTTATTGTGCCCTTTCTTCAGAGATTTTCTGAAGTTTATATCTTTAATAATTATCTAACctttaaaattaacaatttcatttagttttcttcacagaaatgaataaaatgctgAGATATAGGCCTGATGTATACTTTTATAAAGTTTACCTTCACCATTTAATATCCAGAAGGCCGCTTGACCCCCTGTGAAGTTTTAGTGAACCTTAGTGGGGGATCTTAGTCGGGATCCCCGGGGTTGGGAAACTTATAGGGTTAAATCATAATGCACAGGTTTGAGACATACTGAGCATATTTGGAgaaataagacttggattatactgaacaaattgtgtgagagtttataaacttatgtttaatgtaattttgctATTGTGTAAACAGTCCCTGAaaaattttctctgtttttggattcttcattcacagCGGAGGCatatgtgaaaatattcagTGTAACAACTTTTGTGGgttaaatattcctttaaaaatgtgactatactaataatttttaattctgtaaacactttcttttctaatttttgtgttgttacatttttgtcttttttctcctaATACAAAAGGTGATCTCAGCTCAGCAGTTGCCCAAAGTGAACAAGGACAAACACAAATCCATTGTTGACCCTCTGGTGAGAGTGGAGATCTACGGCGTTCCGGCAGACAACGCCAGCAAGGAAACACACTACATTGAAAACAACGGTGAGCACATAAACTCAAAGACTGACACACCCTGAATTGCTCCATATATTAATTTTCAGTCTTCCTCAGAGCAAACGTCACACACCTTGGCAGAAAATCTAAGTATAAAGGCGAGTTGCACAAGTTAAACAATAATCCATCCCTGCAGGGTTCAACCCATCGTGGAATGAGAGCTTCAGGTTTGACGTCCATGTCCCTGAGCTGGCCATGCTGCGGTTTGTGGTGGAGGACTATGACTCAACATCGCAGAATGATCTCATCGGGCACTATTGTCTACCACTCACCAGTGTACAGAACGGTAAGAGAGTTCAACTCAAGATGACACAAGCTCATATGTTAACAAAACTTTTCTCTAAAGGGATGCTGAAATGAAAGCTGACAGGGTGATTGATAAAATATCACATCACACTTTGACAGCGGACTTTACTTCACAACAGCAAGTTAAAACTGATGATGGAAATCAAGCTGTTAAACTATATGAGAGGCAATGAGACAAGAGTTGCTGACAGCATCATGTAAATCATATGACtaaaaaagatgacaaagcTGAATCTCACTTCCTTTTTTCCAGGATATCGCCACGTACCGCTGCTCACCAAGAGAGGTGACGTCATCTGCTCAGCAGGACTGTTTGTGCACCTCATGCTTCTGGACGCCCAGTAGGCTCCCGTTTGGAAAACATTCATACCagcaacagcattttttttttcttaaatcggAAACTCTAAGAGTTTGTTCAGTTTAAAAGCTAAATAATTTAACTatttcaaaagatttttttaatgggaaaacAAGTTTGGCATCTGCCAGGCCACATGTGCTGACTTACCATTGTTTGTTTAACactgtaggatttagggggatttatcGTCAGAAattcaatataatataatattttctttagtgtttgatcaccttataaaaaaaattgtcatgtttttgttaacttaGAATAAGACATTTATATCttcatagggagcaggtcctcgtccacagtgatcgccatgttgcaccaccatgtttctacagtagcccagaatggacaaagtaaacactggctctagaaagtgtttactggtttaaatcacaggGTCTGCAGATAACACAGCTCCCGGTAGATAGCACTAAATCCacctaaattttacacactgtgtgttaaaataaagtttgggTGTGGTAgcaaaaaaagagtgaatgaaGTGAGAGGGCAGTGTGGGAAATaatttaattgattgattgaactGTATTTGTCATATTGGGGGGAAGTAAGGTCTGAATTCCAGCTTACAATCAgacagctgacaaaaaaaaaagtacaactgACACTTAACAGTTAAGTGGCGATTTTCTTTCTCCCAATTTTAATGCCATAATGATGTTAGTCAGTGGAGCAACAGTATATCagtctgtgtgcatgtatttaaggattcatttattttttatgtcctGCAGAGGTGACTGCTCCACCATGTTtgtcaatattttcattttttaataggCCTAAAACCTCCTTTTTACTGTTGATGTGAAGAGCATATCAAATTAACTTTATCATAGAACATGCTCTAAACATATTGAACCCTGATTCACCTTGTCAAGTATTTCATGTCAAACAAATCTTGTTTTAAATAACATCTGTCATTTATCTGCATTTGCACTAGCTCTCAAATAAAACCGGCAGATTCTCTTATTGaaagttttgtgtgtttattcataGTATGAGTGAttcagccaatgataataacaTCCTGAGAAAAGTCAATCATAGAACAATCAGcataaaacattgaaaaatatagataaatataaagcatatcaatttaaaataatcttaatttaaaGTGTAAATCATGTCCCTGATTTATTTTAGCACAATCATTTTAATAAGCTTATTCcagttgacatttttaatcagtTACTTGGttgatggttaaaaaatattgtcagaaagtaaaaaaaaaaacagtatttatgtGAAATGATCACGGCATCTCGCAATCCCGTCTTCCAACTAACAGCTCAAATGTCGCCTTATTTGCTCCACAAGTTTCTCTTCATTACAGTGAGGCAAGCTTGACCACGTTTTAatgttatccaaaaaaaaagcgAATGTTTTTCAGAAGATTCCTGCCTTTTTCTTCAGGTCACTCTGCCTCCACTTTGGCAGACGCTTGAAGTCTGAGCGACTCGTTCCCAGCAGGTTCTCAAAGTCCACATCAGACAGGTAGTCCTGAGTTCAcaacacagaggacagaaaacGCTTAGACTGACCTCTACTGTACACACTGTGTCGTTGCATCAAGatacacacaccaacaacacGCTCAGCAGCTCCCACTGACTCACATCATCTTTACAGCCATGGAAGGATTGACAGACTTGTAAAAACCCTCTTTACCTAAAGGTGGGGGATGGATCAGactgaaaaaggccaaaaacaactacaaaaaagaaaggaggaggcaaagacacacacccgtctacatcagtggagacaaggtgcagcaggtgaacagctgtaGTTTCCTATTGTTATTACCATCACTGAGAACCCATCTtagtcatcacacatcaccaaccagcttaaaaaagcacagaaaaggctctacttcctactaggggtcgaccgatattggttttccTGGGCCGATACGGATTACAAGTAGTTAATGAGAACGATAAGTGATATTTGGAagtgatatgcatttacaataaaaatgaaaatctttatcaatatttagaatttggaacaTAACAAACTCCATcgtaaaactttgtttaaatgcctttatcaaatgtttaatcaaagctgaaaaaaaagaataaataaaaatatctcaatgaggttttacaaagtaaaagttcctccaatgctgacactttctttgcactctGTAGTCGTTTATAtaaaatgccgatacagataatcgtcaaaatgccaaatatcgtcCCCAAtgatcagccaggccgataatatGTTGACCCCtacttcctacggaaacttaGAAAGGTTGAACTCCTGAGCAAGATGGTGGTTAActcctacagaggagcaatagaaagcatactgagtGGAAACATCATGAACTGGCATGGTgcgtgcacggcccaggacaggaaacCTCTACAGCGGGAgcttaaaactgcccagaacatcactggtacCTGTCTACAG includes these proteins:
- the plcd1a gene encoding 1-phosphatidylinositol 4,5-bisphosphate phosphodiesterase delta-1a isoform X2, with the translated sequence MESNGTAVKHGLEGDPDLQFLLVGGELVKIRSRSWKKNRFFKLQEDCKTLWHESHKTFRRNQTFSIDDIDSVRKGRQSEGLNKHTDPSVEEQCFSIIFKGRKKNLDLMAASGVEAKQWVNGLDKIMNNLRNLSRQQKREHWIINCMRKADKNEDNKMTLKELKHFLRQINVEVDDTYAAEIFNKCDKSNSGSLEGSEIKHFYDLLTQREEIDVIYESYAQTEGQMSARDVLNFLLNEQREQVTMEDAVKLIEKYEVDETAKQKKHMTKDGFLMYMHQEEGSIFNPAHKEVYQDMHQPLNHYYISSSHNTYLMEDQLRGPSSTEAYIKALMKSCRCVELDCWDGDNGEPIIYHGYTLTSKVLFRDVIKAIKEYAFKTSDYPVILSLENHCSVDQQKLMAHHMISILGDALLTKPLGNTMPTNFPSPAELKGKFLIKGKRLNKLDAIFNNNGTIDEDTVSEEDEAADCKENEQKTKPKKSKIKLAKELSNLVIYCKSVHFNGFEHAKENQAFYEMSSFKESKAFNLAETSGTAYIHHNMDKLSRIYPVGSRTDSSNYNPVPMWNVGCQIVALNFQTPSKEMHLNQGRFLPNASCGYILKPEFQRDLSSQFDPNTLSRGPWLKRKTFSVMVISAQQLPKVNKDKHKSIVDPLVRVEIYGVPADNASKETHYIENNGFNPSWNESFRFDVHVPELAMLRFVVEDYDSTSQNDLIGHYCLPLTSVQNGYRHVPLLTKRGDVICSAGLFVHLMLLDAQ
- the plcd1a gene encoding 1-phosphatidylinositol 4,5-bisphosphate phosphodiesterase delta-1a isoform X1, giving the protein MSCLHKRPKRTKSEEQAFQEQMKKVAQENGKRLGLEGDPDLQFLLVGGELVKIRSRSWKKNRFFKLQEDCKTLWHESHKTFRRNQTFSIDDIDSVRKGRQSEGLNKHTDPSVEEQCFSIIFKGRKKNLDLMAASGVEAKQWVNGLDKIMNNLRNLSRQQKREHWIINCMRKADKNEDNKMTLKELKHFLRQINVEVDDTYAAEIFNKCDKSNSGSLEGSEIKHFYDLLTQREEIDVIYESYAQTEGQMSARDVLNFLLNEQREQVTMEDAVKLIEKYEVDETAKQKKHMTKDGFLMYMHQEEGSIFNPAHKEVYQDMHQPLNHYYISSSHNTYLMEDQLRGPSSTEAYIKALMKSCRCVELDCWDGDNGEPIIYHGYTLTSKVLFRDVIKAIKEYAFKTSDYPVILSLENHCSVDQQKLMAHHMISILGDALLTKPLGNTMPTNFPSPAELKGKFLIKGKRLNKLDAIFNNNGTIDEDTVSEEDEAADCKENEQKTKPKKSKIKLAKELSNLVIYCKSVHFNGFEHAKENQAFYEMSSFKESKAFNLAETSGTAYIHHNMDKLSRIYPVGSRTDSSNYNPVPMWNVGCQIVALNFQTPSKEMHLNQGRFLPNASCGYILKPEFQRDLSSQFDPNTLSRGPWLKRKTFSVMVISAQQLPKVNKDKHKSIVDPLVRVEIYGVPADNASKETHYIENNGFNPSWNESFRFDVHVPELAMLRFVVEDYDSTSQNDLIGHYCLPLTSVQNGYRHVPLLTKRGDVICSAGLFVHLMLLDAQ